Proteins from one Ornithobacterium rhinotracheale genomic window:
- the gcvH gene encoding glycine cleavage system protein GcvH: MNVPSELKYSKDHEWVKIEGNVATVGITDYAQSELGDIVFVDVDSEGDELSAGDIFGSIEAVKTVSDLFMPVAGEVIELNEALDDEPELVNQDPYGKGWIIKVKITDADTSELLDAEAYKEITD; this comes from the coding sequence ATGAATGTACCAAGCGAATTAAAGTATTCAAAAGACCACGAATGGGTGAAAATCGAGGGAAATGTAGCTACCGTCGGGATCACCGATTACGCACAAAGTGAATTAGGAGACATCGTGTTTGTAGATGTAGATTCAGAAGGAGATGAGCTCTCAGCTGGAGATATATTCGGATCTATCGAAGCAGTAAAAACAGTTTCAGACCTATTCATGCCAGTAGCTGGAGAGGTAATCGAACTAAACGAAGCACTAGACGATGAGCCAGAATTAGTAAACCAAGATCCTTACGGAAAAGGCTGGATTATTAAAGTGAAAATAACAGACGCAGATACAAGCGAATTGCTAGATGCCGAAGCTTACAAAGAAATCACAGACTAA
- a CDS encoding VanZ family protein, which produces MPKLTKKSQTNLSKVYKVVFALYLVGLLYLTLSPVDEIRPSFLEDYLFPGVDKVVHAGLFTTFSILFYLAFKKEGWCNLGLVAAVGILIEILQDTLPTGRSFEWNDWWFDILGGVVGLVLIKIYQKLRAKN; this is translated from the coding sequence ATGCCGAAGCTTACAAAGAAATCACAGACTAATTTATCTAAAGTTTATAAGGTCGTATTTGCGCTCTACCTTGTGGGATTGTTGTATCTCACGCTTTCTCCGGTAGACGAGATACGACCTTCTTTTTTAGAAGATTATCTCTTCCCAGGGGTAGACAAAGTCGTACACGCAGGACTTTTCACCACATTTTCCATTTTGTTTTATTTAGCCTTTAAAAAAGAAGGATGGTGCAACCTTGGACTCGTTGCTGCGGTGGGTATACTCATCGAGATTTTGCAAGACACTTTGCCTACGGGACGCAGCTTTGAATGGAACGACTGGTGGTTTGATATCTTGGGCGGCGTAGTAGGGCTTGTTTTAATCAAAATCTATCAAAAGCTCCGTGCCAAAAATTAA
- a CDS encoding T9SS type A sorting domain-containing protein: MKKLLLVFLALSSMASFAGAFNCNKISKNNGLITDVLIDGGRINIYPNPAKDSIYVRLMENENVGVKEIFIYNLLGNEVLKKQANPMSKEVIEINISNLKKGKYLVKVFFADNSSEVKPLIKQ; this comes from the coding sequence ATGAAGAAACTTTTACTTGTGTTTTTGGCTTTAAGTTCTATGGCTAGTTTTGCTGGGGCTTTCAATTGTAACAAGATATCTAAGAATAATGGCTTAATTACAGATGTCCTTATTGATGGTGGTCGAATAAATATTTATCCTAATCCAGCTAAAGATTCTATTTATGTTAGGCTTATGGAGAATGAAAATGTAGGTGTAAAAGAAATTTTCATTTATAATTTACTTGGAAATGAAGTGCTTAAAAAACAAGCTAATCCCATGAGTAAAGAAGTAATTGAAATCAATATCAGTAATTTGAAAAAAGGTAAATATTTGGTGAAAGTCTTTTTTGCAGACAATAGCTCGGAGGTTAAGCCTCTCATAAAACAGTAA
- a CDS encoding diphosphomevalonate/mevalonate 3,5-bisphosphate decarboxylase family protein has product MTKTERNFIPTNTNFDLQQSGVVCAESPSNIALVKYWGKMGNQIPKNPSISYTLQACKTQTELSFSPKKSENAQIQVFLDEVEQPNFAPKIEKFIQRITDYCPWITAFDFVVKTHNTFPHSSGIASSASGMSALAKCFIQIEQKLNPSLEIPQEKVSFLARLGSGSACRSVYPGLVLWGESEFYSESSDLYAVPLNENEIHPIFRTFKDCILLIHEGQKSVSSTVGHGLMNNHPYGETRFSEAKKNIGKLKAILQSGDVEQFGDLVEHEAMSLHALMMMSSPAYILMQTGTLACLQKIWNYRKETGKNLFFTLDAGANVHLLYPEKEAEEIEAFIRKELLPHTASGNAIFDSLVF; this is encoded by the coding sequence ATGACTAAAACAGAACGCAATTTTATCCCAACCAATACCAATTTTGATTTACAACAAAGTGGCGTAGTCTGCGCCGAGAGCCCATCTAACATTGCCCTTGTGAAATATTGGGGGAAAATGGGCAATCAAATCCCGAAAAATCCATCGATTAGTTATACTTTGCAAGCCTGCAAAACCCAAACAGAATTAAGTTTTAGCCCTAAAAAATCAGAAAATGCTCAAATTCAGGTTTTTTTAGATGAGGTAGAACAGCCTAATTTTGCTCCCAAAATCGAAAAATTTATTCAGCGTATTACGGATTATTGTCCTTGGATCACGGCTTTTGATTTTGTGGTGAAAACTCATAACACTTTTCCGCATAGTAGTGGTATTGCATCTTCGGCTTCGGGAATGAGTGCCTTGGCTAAATGTTTTATTCAAATTGAGCAAAAATTAAATCCAAGTTTAGAAATTCCCCAAGAAAAAGTTTCTTTTTTAGCCCGTTTGGGTTCGGGGAGTGCTTGCCGCTCGGTGTATCCAGGTTTGGTGCTTTGGGGCGAATCTGAGTTTTATTCCGAGAGTTCGGATTTGTATGCAGTGCCGTTGAACGAAAATGAAATTCACCCGATTTTTAGAACTTTCAAAGATTGTATTTTGCTTATTCACGAAGGGCAAAAAAGTGTTTCGAGCACCGTGGGACATGGCTTGATGAACAATCACCCGTATGGTGAAACAAGATTTAGTGAAGCCAAGAAAAACATTGGGAAGCTTAAAGCAATTTTACAATCAGGTGATGTTGAGCAATTTGGTGATTTGGTGGAACATGAAGCCATGAGCCTGCATGCACTAATGATGATGTCTAGCCCTGCGTATATTTTGATGCAAACGGGTACACTGGCTTGTCTTCAAAAAATCTGGAATTACCGAAAAGAAACGGGCAAAAATCTATTTTTCACACTTGATGCGGGAGCCAATGTACACTTGCTCTATCCCGAAAAGGAGGCAGAAGAAATCGAGGCATTCATTCGTAAAGAATTATTGCCACACACCGCAAGCGGGAATGCCATTTTTGATAGTTTAGTTTTTTAA
- a CDS encoding PD-(D/E)XK nuclease family protein — protein MKTFLQQVVEDLMVQNLKFSRTVLVVPGNRPKAFLRKTFVESGFSGILPEILSVEELLKQISGLQLVSGLELLFTTFSAYQRQPEAKSIEEFLKWAPTLLKDFDDIDASLADPKEVFDFMVSDERIKAWGEELEIGSREVIDQNLGFWVMAKVLYHDLKEELLQNGVAYRGFLASVAAEKNKNFIAKDRRNFYFIGFNAFTKAERHIVETLVEQKRAYCYWDTDAYYMQDPKQEAGNFLRDYKASSSFNPFNWENDYFKKDKKIEIIGGAKQIGIAKFVGEKLKNLTPEERQETAIVLADEQLLPAVLNSLPEEVKKINITMGLPLQSVPLSSFFQALLEAYANQEKFNSFGKFYYKDVLRIIENPNFQAYFLDSAKNIKKDILENNKIFISREELLAQTEKLFVPLFEGFTQPLDFAKGMVDWIEFFCASVKLSDIEQEYFFRFKNIFQQLVQLFEKYGIITNFKIFKQLYQQILRTETLSFLGEPLVGLQLLGVLETRLLDFKHIIFTSANEGVFPLGRQENTAIPFEHRRRFGLNTFLENDAIYAYHFYRLIQRCESATFLYNTDSDGMGKGEMSRFLLQLELESPHTIQQKLARVENAPEKAEPLVVEKTPAVMQALDQWKNKISPSSLGAYLYDNLGFYERYVLKIKEEREVEETANFQTLGTAVHDTLEALYTPYLGKALTQENFKTMREKLERTLKQKFNEILLKDQQLQGKNIIIYNVAKEMVENVLRKDELTAKNNRLIIMELERDFSAPMTLSSGREINFGGKIDRVESLNGMIRVIDYKTGGLQDKELKFSENSWANFAKTKESNKAIQLLIYCYMYLNEHPNQKVAAGIYPLRFFTKQIKLLDIMGEVEFNLENIKEGLLAIENLIEEIFDETKVFGEVIEEDTEDE, from the coding sequence ATGAAAACCTTTTTACAGCAAGTTGTCGAAGATTTAATGGTGCAAAATCTCAAATTTTCCAGAACGGTTTTGGTTGTTCCAGGGAATCGTCCCAAGGCTTTTTTACGAAAAACTTTTGTAGAAAGTGGATTTTCAGGGATTTTGCCAGAAATTCTTTCCGTGGAGGAGTTGCTCAAGCAGATTTCGGGCTTGCAGTTGGTTTCGGGGTTAGAATTGCTTTTCACCACATTTTCAGCCTATCAGCGTCAGCCAGAGGCTAAATCCATTGAAGAATTTTTAAAATGGGCACCCACGCTTTTAAAAGATTTTGATGACATTGATGCCTCGTTGGCAGATCCCAAAGAGGTATTTGATTTTATGGTATCCGATGAGCGTATCAAAGCTTGGGGAGAAGAATTGGAAATTGGTAGCCGAGAGGTAATCGACCAAAATTTAGGATTTTGGGTCATGGCGAAAGTTTTGTATCATGACTTAAAAGAGGAATTATTGCAAAACGGAGTGGCATATCGTGGCTTTTTGGCTTCAGTCGCTGCCGAAAAAAATAAAAATTTTATAGCTAAAGATCGTCGAAATTTCTATTTCATAGGCTTTAATGCCTTTACCAAAGCAGAACGCCACATTGTGGAAACACTCGTGGAACAAAAACGGGCTTATTGCTATTGGGATACCGATGCATATTATATGCAAGACCCGAAGCAAGAAGCAGGGAACTTTTTGCGTGACTATAAAGCTTCGAGTAGTTTTAATCCCTTTAACTGGGAAAATGATTATTTCAAAAAAGATAAAAAAATTGAAATTATTGGGGGGGCTAAGCAAATCGGTATTGCCAAATTTGTAGGCGAAAAACTTAAAAACTTAACGCCAGAAGAACGGCAGGAAACGGCAATTGTTCTTGCCGATGAACAGTTGTTGCCAGCAGTGCTGAATTCCTTGCCCGAGGAAGTGAAGAAAATCAACATTACTATGGGATTGCCACTGCAATCGGTGCCGTTGAGTTCATTTTTTCAAGCCTTATTGGAGGCGTATGCCAACCAAGAAAAATTTAATTCGTTCGGGAAATTTTACTATAAAGATGTTTTGAGAATCATTGAAAATCCGAATTTTCAAGCCTATTTTTTAGACAGTGCTAAAAACATTAAAAAAGACATTTTAGAAAACAATAAAATATTTATTTCCAGAGAGGAGCTTTTAGCTCAAACCGAAAAGCTCTTTGTGCCATTGTTTGAAGGTTTTACGCAACCTTTGGATTTTGCTAAGGGCATGGTCGATTGGATTGAATTTTTCTGTGCAAGTGTTAAGCTAAGCGATATTGAACAAGAATATTTCTTTAGATTTAAAAATATATTTCAGCAATTAGTACAATTGTTTGAAAAATATGGAATTATCACGAATTTTAAGATTTTCAAGCAATTGTATCAGCAGATTTTGCGCACCGAGACGCTTTCATTTTTGGGGGAGCCGTTGGTGGGCTTGCAGTTGCTCGGCGTGTTGGAAACGCGTTTGCTTGATTTTAAACATATCATTTTTACATCGGCGAACGAAGGTGTTTTTCCTTTGGGGCGACAAGAAAATACAGCTATTCCGTTTGAGCATAGACGGCGATTTGGGCTTAATACATTTTTGGAAAACGATGCCATTTATGCGTACCACTTTTATCGTTTGATTCAGCGATGCGAGTCGGCTACTTTTTTATACAACACCGATTCAGATGGAATGGGCAAGGGCGAAATGAGCCGTTTTCTGCTTCAATTAGAATTGGAATCTCCGCATACAATTCAGCAAAAATTGGCGCGCGTAGAAAATGCACCCGAAAAAGCAGAGCCTTTGGTGGTGGAGAAAACACCCGCGGTGATGCAAGCACTCGATCAGTGGAAAAACAAAATCAGTCCGTCGTCGCTCGGAGCGTATTTATACGATAATTTAGGTTTTTATGAGCGTTATGTTTTAAAAATAAAAGAAGAACGCGAAGTAGAAGAAACCGCGAATTTTCAAACTTTGGGAACCGCTGTGCACGATACGCTCGAGGCATTGTATACGCCATATCTAGGCAAGGCACTCACGCAAGAGAATTTTAAAACAATGCGTGAGAAATTGGAGCGTACGCTCAAACAGAAATTCAATGAAATCTTGCTTAAAGACCAGCAATTGCAAGGAAAAAACATCATTATTTACAATGTAGCGAAAGAAATGGTGGAGAATGTTTTGCGCAAAGATGAACTCACGGCTAAAAATAATCGTTTAATCATCATGGAGCTGGAAAGAGACTTTTCTGCGCCTATGACGCTGAGCAGCGGACGAGAAATCAACTTTGGTGGGAAAATCGACCGAGTGGAATCGCTTAATGGAATGATTCGCGTGATTGATTACAAAACAGGTGGTTTGCAAGACAAAGAGCTGAAATTCTCGGAAAACTCATGGGCGAATTTTGCCAAAACCAAAGAAAGCAATAAGGCAATTCAGCTTTTGATTTATTGCTATATGTATTTAAACGAGCATCCGAATCAGAAGGTGGCGGCAGGAATTTATCCGCTTAGATTTTTTACCAAACAAATTAAACTGCTCGACATTATGGGTGAGGTGGAATTTAATTTAGAAAATATAAAAGAAGGTCTTTTGGCGATTGAAAATTTAATTGAAGAAATTTTTGATGAGACGAAAGTCTTTGGAGAAGTAATTGAAGAAGATACAGAGGACGAATGA
- a CDS encoding tetratricopeptide repeat protein, whose translation MLKRIISLLCIILVLGSCSTRKDSFKNRTYHKTTAWFNTLFNGQQAINERLKEAKSNHQDNYFEVLKVSPYGDFTTNDDAEVVNYAPARGIGMMGRAQSGNLLNKDNSTRTGYAKAEEKALKAIDNHSMVIKGKERNKEIARAYLMLGQARYYQGKTFPALEAFEQVKRMGFEKFIPWAECYSALAQIQGGNNYAAAEILDKMYSDKNLKKPLKALVAQQYVELFYQAKNYESAINALSEAIKNTKNKKQKARLYFVQGQILSEIKDYKLANEKFTKVYKLKPGFEMEARAIVAKALNFQPKENNANDFVAALNKYTKVGNYEKYKNEFLYAMGNIEEKIDSTRLAEKYYLSALKAPMSSPQYRAETFAALGNIYMKKAEYVYANAYYDSAVAVIPQSKRKEELAELSQNLNEVMKMHYLVVKNDSILNISSLNPAEQKEFFEHYIAELKKNDEIQREQDEKIATEFKTQRKIKSFDSSFEKGNNKFYFYSESVKSNGENEFKRLWGNITLRDNWRNSATGGDALAEKKAELTGQTDTKNPRRYEVEYYLEQIPNAAQLNTLKLERDTTQLKLGIAYADLLKNPKWASETLELLLASPPKKDSVKSEAYFQLYRINRKDNVPLSDKYKNLILSQYPNSLYAQYINNPAMDLDQANSDDALTAYKKAYDLFEEKDYKQTIEACEKGIADFATEPLAAKFSLLKAFAHYRLEDKEAYLAELNQIATRYKDSPEAERARTLLALVNPDKKEQPKEQTPKAQPSQQKQEEEQKTEQKEERQMRQGISIFG comes from the coding sequence ATGTTGAAGCGTATAATTTCTTTACTCTGTATAATATTGGTTTTGGGCTCGTGTTCTACACGCAAAGATTCTTTTAAAAATAGAACTTATCACAAAACCACCGCTTGGTTCAATACTTTGTTCAATGGGCAACAAGCCATCAACGAGCGATTGAAAGAAGCGAAATCCAATCATCAAGACAATTATTTTGAGGTACTGAAAGTTTCTCCGTATGGAGATTTTACCACCAACGATGATGCAGAGGTTGTGAATTACGCACCAGCAAGAGGCATCGGGATGATGGGGCGTGCGCAATCAGGCAATTTACTCAACAAAGACAATAGCACGCGCACGGGCTATGCCAAAGCCGAAGAAAAAGCGCTTAAAGCCATAGACAATCATTCTATGGTAATCAAAGGAAAAGAACGAAACAAAGAAATTGCACGCGCGTATTTAATGCTTGGGCAAGCACGCTATTATCAAGGTAAAACTTTCCCTGCGTTGGAGGCTTTTGAGCAGGTCAAACGCATGGGCTTTGAAAAATTTATACCTTGGGCGGAGTGTTATTCAGCTTTAGCTCAAATTCAAGGAGGAAATAATTACGCAGCCGCTGAGATTTTAGACAAAATGTACAGCGACAAGAATTTGAAGAAGCCACTTAAAGCTCTTGTAGCGCAGCAATATGTAGAATTGTTTTATCAAGCTAAAAACTACGAAAGTGCCATAAATGCACTGAGTGAAGCCATCAAAAACACCAAAAACAAAAAACAAAAAGCGAGATTATATTTCGTGCAAGGACAAATCTTAAGCGAAATCAAAGATTATAAATTGGCGAATGAGAAATTTACCAAAGTTTATAAATTAAAACCAGGTTTTGAAATGGAGGCGAGAGCGATTGTGGCCAAAGCCTTGAATTTTCAACCAAAAGAAAATAATGCCAATGATTTTGTGGCGGCGCTTAATAAGTACACCAAAGTAGGAAACTACGAAAAATATAAAAATGAATTTTTATATGCCATGGGAAATATCGAGGAGAAAATCGATTCTACCCGATTGGCAGAAAAATATTATCTATCGGCATTAAAGGCTCCCATGTCATCGCCACAATATCGTGCAGAAACTTTTGCCGCGCTAGGTAATATTTATATGAAAAAGGCCGAATATGTTTATGCCAATGCATATTACGATAGTGCTGTGGCTGTGATTCCGCAATCTAAAAGAAAAGAGGAATTGGCTGAATTGAGTCAAAATCTAAACGAAGTGATGAAAATGCACTATCTCGTCGTGAAAAACGATAGTATTCTCAATATTTCATCGCTCAATCCTGCAGAGCAAAAAGAATTTTTTGAACATTATATTGCCGAGCTCAAAAAGAACGACGAGATTCAGCGTGAGCAAGATGAAAAAATAGCCACAGAATTCAAAACCCAACGGAAAATCAAATCCTTTGATTCAAGTTTTGAAAAAGGAAATAATAAATTTTATTTCTACAGCGAATCGGTCAAATCCAATGGCGAAAACGAATTCAAACGCCTTTGGGGAAATATTACATTGCGAGATAATTGGCGAAATTCTGCAACAGGAGGAGATGCCCTTGCCGAGAAAAAAGCAGAACTCACAGGACAAACCGATACCAAGAATCCGCGCCGTTACGAAGTGGAATATTATTTAGAGCAAATTCCAAATGCAGCTCAATTAAATACATTAAAATTGGAGCGCGACACCACGCAGCTTAAATTGGGAATTGCCTATGCCGATTTGTTGAAAAACCCAAAATGGGCGAGCGAAACTTTAGAATTGCTCTTGGCAAGTCCGCCTAAAAAAGATTCGGTGAAATCCGAAGCATATTTTCAATTATACCGAATCAATCGTAAAGACAATGTGCCGCTCAGCGATAAATACAAAAATTTGATTTTGAGCCAATATCCAAATTCGTTGTATGCGCAGTACATCAATAATCCTGCGATGGATCTAGATCAAGCCAATAGCGACGATGCACTTACTGCTTATAAAAAAGCCTATGATTTGTTTGAGGAAAAAGATTACAAACAGACCATCGAAGCTTGCGAAAAAGGCATAGCGGATTTTGCAACAGAGCCTTTGGCAGCTAAATTTTCTTTACTAAAAGCCTTTGCACATTATCGTTTGGAGGATAAAGAAGCCTATCTTGCTGAGCTAAATCAAATTGCAACTCGCTACAAGGATAGTCCAGAAGCAGAGCGTGCGAGAACTTTACTTGCATTGGTCAATCCAGATAAAAAAGAACAGCCAAAAGAGCAAACACCCAAAGCCCAGCCTAGCCAACAGAAGCAAGAGGAAGAACAAAAAACGGAGCAAAAAGAAGAACGACAAATGCGACAAGGAATCAGTATTTTTGGCTAA
- a CDS encoding M23 family metallopeptidase, translating to MEKPRKKFRPKLTDHYSFQIRDLDTKETMLSYKLNVLNVLLLVAFFTLFIIGATFVVMRYTPLKSYIVPEQNTPETVYKKQLLELNEKLIAIEDSLQHHQRYIASVQAVVGGKIKAEHVDSLMAKQEKIALNSDYLKPTEQDSLFRLQIAQEEMDALTKAKKQSNVPLYFVPVKGVLTSKYDLTEKHLAVDIAAKMGESIKAIEAGDVVLSEWIPETGYTVIIRHPNDVISIYKHASKVFKKTGDVVEKGEVIAEVGNSGEQTTGPHLHFELWVRGKAVDPEEYINFN from the coding sequence GTGGAAAAACCAAGAAAGAAATTTAGACCCAAACTTACCGATCACTATAGTTTTCAAATTAGAGATTTGGACACCAAAGAAACCATGCTTTCGTACAAATTAAATGTATTGAATGTCTTGCTTTTGGTGGCGTTTTTCACACTATTTATCATTGGTGCCACCTTTGTGGTGATGCGCTATACGCCGCTCAAAAGCTACATCGTGCCCGAACAAAATACCCCCGAAACGGTTTACAAAAAACAATTGCTTGAGCTCAACGAAAAGCTTATCGCTATAGAGGATTCCTTGCAACATCATCAGCGTTACATCGCATCTGTGCAAGCAGTCGTTGGCGGGAAAATCAAAGCCGAGCATGTGGATAGTTTAATGGCAAAACAAGAAAAAATTGCCTTAAATTCGGATTATTTAAAGCCCACGGAGCAAGATTCGCTATTCCGTTTGCAGATTGCACAAGAAGAAATGGACGCTCTAACCAAGGCTAAAAAACAAAGCAATGTGCCGCTGTATTTTGTGCCAGTGAAAGGAGTCTTGACCAGCAAATATGATTTAACCGAGAAACATCTAGCCGTAGACATTGCCGCCAAAATGGGCGAAAGCATTAAAGCCATAGAAGCAGGAGATGTTGTGCTATCTGAATGGATTCCAGAAACGGGATACACCGTGATTATTCGTCACCCAAACGATGTGATTTCGATTTATAAACATGCCTCCAAAGTGTTTAAGAAAACAGGCGATGTGGTAGAAAAAGGCGAAGTAATTGCTGAGGTAGGAAACTCGGGCGAGCAAACCACGGGGCCACACCTGCATTTTGAGCTTTGGGTGCGAGGAAAAGCCGTAGACCCCGAAGAATACATAAATTTTAACTAA
- a CDS encoding GH3 auxin-responsive promoter family protein: MLKSFIAKLLAKFITKKEDKWQANAVKAQQKLFLAMVKKAQNTEFGKAHHFSEIKNIKDFQARVPLQDFETLKSYIDQIVDGKENVLWPGKLLYFAKTSGTTSGTKYIPISKESMPYHIEAARNALLYYIKNSQNANFVNGKMIFLQGSPELEEKNGIKVGRLSGISAHFVPNYLQKNRMPSWETNCIEDWETKVDKIVEETMHENMTLISGIPPWLIMYFERLQEKTGKKIKQLFPNLQLIVTGGVNYEPYRQKMNELLGGAVDVIQTYPASEGFIAYQNQLNSEELLLLLDKDIFYEFVPVDEIGNENPTRLTIGEVELNKNYALIMSTMAGLWAYSIGDTVKFVSKNPYKIVVSGRIKHYTSAFGEHVIGQEVEKALENTLKEFPALVTEFHVAPEVSPEQGLPYHEWLIEFEQKPENMEQFAEKLNQEMCAQNVYYEDLIQGKILRPLFLTTIQKSGFNEYMKTQGKLGGQNKVPRLANDRKLAESLKQWAE; this comes from the coding sequence ATGTTGAAGTCTTTTATCGCAAAACTTTTAGCTAAATTCATTACTAAAAAAGAAGATAAGTGGCAGGCTAATGCCGTGAAAGCCCAGCAAAAGCTTTTTTTAGCCATGGTGAAAAAAGCTCAAAATACCGAATTTGGGAAAGCGCATCACTTTAGTGAAATTAAAAATATAAAAGATTTTCAAGCGCGTGTGCCTTTGCAAGATTTCGAAACGCTTAAAAGCTATATCGACCAAATCGTTGATGGAAAAGAAAATGTGCTCTGGCCAGGAAAGCTGCTTTATTTTGCCAAAACTTCGGGCACCACTTCGGGCACCAAATACATTCCGATTTCCAAAGAATCGATGCCGTATCATATCGAGGCGGCAAGAAATGCCTTGCTCTATTACATCAAAAATAGCCAAAATGCGAATTTCGTGAATGGAAAAATGATTTTCTTGCAAGGAAGCCCCGAGCTGGAAGAAAAAAACGGCATAAAAGTCGGTAGGCTTTCAGGAATTTCGGCGCATTTTGTCCCGAATTATTTACAAAAAAATAGAATGCCATCTTGGGAAACCAATTGCATCGAAGATTGGGAAACGAAAGTAGATAAAATCGTGGAAGAAACCATGCACGAGAATATGACGCTCATCAGCGGGATTCCGCCATGGCTGATTATGTATTTTGAACGATTGCAAGAAAAAACGGGTAAAAAAATTAAACAATTATTTCCAAATCTGCAATTAATCGTGACGGGTGGTGTGAATTATGAACCCTACCGACAAAAGATGAACGAGCTTTTGGGCGGAGCGGTGGATGTGATTCAAACTTATCCTGCATCGGAAGGTTTTATAGCTTACCAAAATCAATTAAATTCAGAAGAATTGTTGTTGCTTTTAGACAAAGATATTTTCTACGAATTTGTGCCTGTAGATGAGATTGGAAACGAAAATCCGACTCGTTTGACAATTGGCGAAGTAGAGCTTAATAAAAATTATGCCTTGATTATGAGTACCATGGCGGGGCTTTGGGCTTATAGCATAGGCGATACCGTGAAATTTGTGTCCAAAAATCCGTACAAAATTGTGGTTTCGGGAAGAATTAAACATTATACTTCGGCGTTTGGTGAGCATGTGATAGGGCAAGAAGTAGAAAAAGCGTTAGAAAATACATTGAAAGAATTTCCAGCCTTGGTGACGGAGTTTCATGTGGCACCAGAAGTTTCGCCAGAGCAGGGCTTGCCATACCACGAATGGCTCATTGAATTTGAGCAAAAACCTGAAAATATGGAACAATTTGCCGAGAAATTAAACCAAGAAATGTGTGCGCAAAATGTGTATTACGAAGATTTAATTCAAGGCAAAATCTTGCGACCTTTGTTTTTAACCACTATCCAAAAATCGGGATTTAACGAATATATGAAAACCCAAGGAAAACTGGGCGGACAAAACAAAGTGCCGCGCCTTGCCAACGACCGAAAACTCGCCGAATCTCTAAAACAATGGGCTGAATAA
- the pnuC gene encoding nicotinamide riboside transporter PnuC — protein MDTLYDFFLSPYAEATWQDILLEVTAVIFGLLSVLFARKGNIWVYPTGIISTMIYVYICYTVGYYGDLIINIYYTMMSVYGWILWANMSEDSPLKITWCKAKDWVIALTITILSMVFVVGVYIYFEKFESWLNYVDVLTTGLAFGSMWLMAKKKVENWLGWLLTDVISVPLYFAKGLGFTGIQFTIFLILAWQGYKIWKKEANEGRETRKTI, from the coding sequence ATGGATACTTTGTACGATTTTTTTCTCTCTCCGTATGCCGAAGCTACTTGGCAAGACATTTTATTGGAAGTTACAGCCGTAATTTTTGGGCTTTTGAGTGTGCTTTTTGCACGAAAAGGCAACATTTGGGTCTATCCTACAGGAATTATCAGCACCATGATTTATGTGTACATCTGCTACACAGTAGGTTATTACGGAGATTTAATTATCAATATTTATTACACCATGATGAGTGTTTATGGCTGGATTCTCTGGGCTAATATGAGCGAAGACTCGCCGCTGAAAATCACTTGGTGTAAAGCCAAAGATTGGGTAATTGCACTTACAATCACGATACTTTCGATGGTGTTTGTAGTGGGCGTGTACATTTATTTCGAAAAATTTGAATCTTGGTTAAATTATGTCGATGTCCTTACGACGGGCTTAGCATTTGGCTCTATGTGGCTGATGGCCAAAAAGAAAGTCGAAAACTGGCTGGGCTGGTTGCTTACCGATGTGATTTCTGTTCCGTTGTATTTTGCCAAAGGTTTAGGATTTACGGGCATTCAATTCACAATTTTTCTTATCTTAGCTTGGCAAGGATATAAAATCTGGAAGAAAGAAGCCAATGAAGGAAGAGAAACGAGAAAGACTATTTGA